One window of the Zea mays cultivar B73 chromosome 3, Zm-B73-REFERENCE-NAM-5.0, whole genome shotgun sequence genome contains the following:
- the LOC100281551 gene encoding L-ascorbate oxidase precursor, which yields MATPYRLPCCCYALVTVLVLFFSVDATEGAIREYQFDVQMTNVTRLCSSKSIVTVNGQFPGPTVFAREGDFVVIRVVNHVPYNMSIHWHGIRQLRSGWADGPAYITQCPIQSGQSYVYKFTITGQRGTLWWHAHISWLRATVYGPIVILPKPGVPYPFPAPYDEVPVLFGEWWTADTEAVISQALQTGGGPNVSDAFTINGLPGPLYNCSAKDTFKLKVKPGKTYMLRIINAALNDELFFSIAGHPLTVVDVDAVYIKPITVETIIITPGQTTNVLLTTKPSYPGATYYMLAAPYSTARPGTFDNTTVAGILEYEDPTSSPPPHAAFDKNLPALKPTLPQINDTSFVANYTARLRSLATAEYPADVPREVHRRFFFTVGLGTHPCAVNGTCQGPTNSSRFAASVNNVSFVLPTTALLQSHFAGKSRGVYSSNFPAAPLVPFNYTGTPPNNTNVSNGTKLVVLPYGTSVELVMQGTSILGAESHPLHLHGFNFFVVGQGFGNFDPAKDPAKYNLVDPVERNTVGVPAAGWVAIRFRADNPGVWFMHCHLEVHVSWGLKMAWLVLDGERPNEKLLPPPSDLPTC from the exons ATGGCTACCCCCTACCGTCTTCCTTGCTGCTGCTATGCCCTCGTCACTGTGCTCGTGCTCTTCTTCTCCGTCGACGCTACGGAGGGCGCCATCAGGGAGTACCAGTTCGAT GTGCAAATGACCAATGTGACGCGGCTGTGCAGCAGCAAGAGCATCGTGACGGTGAACGGCCAGTTCCCGGGGCCGACGGTGTTCGCGAGGGAGGGCGACTTCGTCGTCATCCGCGTCGTCAACCACGTCCCCTACAACATGAGCATCCACTG GCACGGCATCCGGCAGCTGCGGAGCGGGTGGGCGGACGGGCCGGCGTACATCACGCAGTGCCCGATCCAGAGCGGCCAGAGCTACGTGTACAAGTTCACCATCACGGGGCAGCGCGGCACGCTGTGGTGGCACGCGCACATCTCCTGGCTGCGCGCCACCGTCTACGGGCCCATCGTCATCCTGCCCAAGCCCGGCGTCCCTTACCCGTTCCCGGCGCCCTACGACGAAGTCCCCGTCTTGTTCGGGGAGTGGTGGACGGCGGACACGGAGGCGGTGATCAGCCAGGCGCTCCAGACCGGCGGAGGCCCCAACGTCTCCGACGCCTTCACCATCAACGGGCTGCCTGGGCCGCTCTACAACTGCTCTGCAAAAG ACACGTTCAAGCTGAAAGTGAAGCCCGGGAAGACGTACATGCTCCGCATCATCAACGCTGCGCTCAATGACGAGCTCTTCTTCTCCATCGCCGGCCACCCGCTCACCGTCGTTGACGTCGACGCGGTCTACATCAAGCCCATCACCGTGGAGACCATCATTATCACCCCTGGGCAGACCACCAACGTgctcctcaccaccaagccgtcctaCCCCGGCGCCACCTACTACATGCTGGCCGCGCCCTACTCCACCGCCAGGCCGGGCACCTTCGACAACACCACCGTCGCCGGCATCCTCGAGTACGAGGACCCCACGTCGTCCCCTCCCCCGCACGCGGCCTTCGACAAGAACCTCCCGGCGCTGAAGCCGACCCTGCCGCAGATCAACGACACGAGCTTCGTCGCCAACTACACGGCCAGGCTCCGCAGCCTGGCCACCGCGGAGTACCCGGCCGACGTGCCGCGGGAGGTGCACAGGCGGTTCTTCTTCACGGTCGGGCTGGGCACCCACCCGTGCGCCGTGAACGGGACGTGCCAGGGCCCCACCAACAGCAGCCGGTTCGCGGCGTCCGTGAACAACGTCTCCTTCGTGCTCCCCACCACGGCGCTGCTGCAGTCGCACTTCGCCGGCAAGTCCAGGGGGGTGTACTCGTCCAACTTCCCGGCCGCGCCGCTGGTCCCGTTCAACTACACGGGGACGCCGCCCAACAACACCAACGTGTCCAACGGCACCAAGCTGGTGGTGCTGCCGTACGGCACCAGCGTGGAGCTGGTGATGCAGGGCACCAGCATCCTCGGCGCCGAGAGCCACCCGCTGCACCTCCACGGCTTCAACTTCTTCGTCGTCGGCCAAGGGTTCGGCAACTTCGACCCCGCCAAGGACCCGGCCAAGTACAACCTCGTCGACCCCGTCGAGCGTAACACCGTCGGCGTGCCGGCGGCCGGGTGGGTGGCCATCCGGTTCCGCGCAGACAATCCAG GGGTGTGGTTCATGCATTGCCACTTGGAAGTTCACGTCAGCTGGGGCCTGAAAATGGCATGGCTGGTGCTGGACGGAGAACGCCCCAACGAGAAGCTGCTGCCTCCGCCATCGGATCTGCCCACATGTTAG
- the LOC732787 gene encoding putative laccase precursor, whose product MAMAISSALPCSLLVAALMLLASVVQVQGITRHYDFNVTMANVTRLCASKSIITVNGQFPGPKIVAREGDRLVIRVTNHAQHNISLHWHGIRQLRTGWADGPAYITQCPIQTGQSYVYNYTVVGQRGTLWWHAHISWLRATVYGPLVILPKLGVPYPFPAPYKEVPVIFGEWWLADTEVVIKQALQLGAGPNVSDAHTINGLPGPLYNCSAKDTYKLKVKPGKTYMLRLINAALNDELFFSVANHSLTVVEVDAVYVKPFTVDTLLIAPGQTTNVLLAAKPSYPGANYYMSAAPYSTARPATFDNTTVAGILEYELYPDAPRPSASAGSFNEALPLYRPTLPQLNDTSFVGNFTAKLRSLATPRYPAAVPRTVDRRFFFAVGLGTHPCPANATCQGPTNTTQFAASVNNVSFVLPTKALLHSHFTGLSSGVYSPDFPVAPLAPFNYTGTPPNNTNVASGTKLMVVPYGANVELVMQGTSILGVESHPLHLHGFNFFVVGQGYGNYDPVNDPSKFNLVDPVERNTVGVPAGGWVAIRFLADNPGVWFMHCHLEAHTTWGLRMAWLVLDGSLPHQKLLPPPSDLPKC is encoded by the exons ATGGCCATGGCGATCTCCTCTGCTCTTCCGTGCTCCCTCCTCGTGGCGGCCCTGATGCTCCTCGCCTCCGTCGTCCAAGTGCAAGGCATCACGAGGCACTACGACTTCAAT GTGACCATGGCGAACGTGACACGGCTGTGCGCCAGCAAGAGCATCATCACGGTGAACGGGCAGTTCCCCGGGCCCAAGATCGTGGCGAGGGAAGGCGACCGGCTCGTCATCCGCGTCACCAACCACGCCCAGCACAACATCTCGCTGCACTG GCACGGCATCCGGCAGCTGCGCACGGGGTGGGCGGACGGGCCGGCGTACATCACGCAGTGCCCGATCCAGACGGGGCAGAGTTACGTGTACAACTACACCGTCGTGGGGCAGCGCGGCACGCTGTGGTGGCACGCGCACATCTCCTGGCTGCGCGCCACCGTCTACGGGCCCCTCGTCATCCTGCCCAAGCTCGGCGTCCCCTACCCGTTCCCGGCGCCCTACAAGGAGGTCCCCGTCATCTTCG GTGAGTGGTGGCTGGCGGACACGGAGGTGGTGATCAAGCAGGCGCTTCAGCTCGGCGCTGGCCCCAATGTCTCTGACGCCCACACCATCAACGGCCTGCCAGGGCCGCTCTACAACTGCTCTGCCAAAG ACACGTACAAGCTGAAGGTGAAGCCCGGGAAGACGTACATGCTGCGCCTCATCAACGCGGCGCTCAACGACGAGCTCTTCTTCTCCGTCGCCAACCACTCGCTCACGGTCGTCGAGGTCGACGCCGTCTACGTCAAGCCCTTCACCGTCGACACGCTGCTCATCGCGCCGGGCCAGACCACCAACGTGCTGCTCGCCGCCAAGCCGTCCTACCCGGGCGCCAACTACTACATGTCCGCCGCGCCCTACTCCACCGCCAGGCCGGCCACCTTCGACAACACCACCGTCGCCGGCATCCTCGAGTACGAGCTGTACCCCGACGCGCCCCGGCCCTCCGCCTCCGCGGGGAGCTTCAACGAGGCCCTGCCGCTCTACAGACCGACCCTGCCGCAGCTCAACGACACCAGCTTCGTCGGCAACTTCACGGCCAAGCTCCGCAGCCTCGCGACGCCGCGGTACCCGGCGGCCGTGCCGCGGACGGTGGACAGGCGGTTCTTCTTCGCGGTCGGGCTCGGCACGCACCCGTGCCCCGCCAACGCCACGTGCCAGGGCCCCACCAACACCACGCAGTTCGCGGCGTCCGTCAACAACGTCTCCTTCGTGCTCCCCACCAAGGCGCTGCTGCACTCCCACTTCACCGGCCTGTCCAGCGGCGTCTACTCGCCGGACTTCCCCGTCGCGCCCCTGGCGCCGTTCAACTACACGGGGACGCCGCCCAACAACACCAACGTGGCCAGCGGGACCAAGCTCATGGTCGTCCCGTACGGCGCCAACGTGGAGCTCGTCATGCAGGGCACCAGCATCCTCGGCGTCGAGAGCCACCCGCTGCACCTGCACGGCTTCAACTTCTTCGTGGTCGGCCAAGGGTACGGCAACTACGACCCCGTCAACGACCCGTCCAAGTTCAACCTCGTCGACCCCGTCGAGCGCAACACCGTCGGCGTGCCGGCCGGCGGATGGGTGGCCATCCGCTTCCTCGCCGACAACCCCG GGGTCTGGTTCATGCATTGCCATTTGGAGGCGCACACAACATGGGGCCTCAGGATGGCATGGTTGGTGCTCGACGGCAGCCTCCCGCACCAGAAGCTGCTCCCGCCGCCGTCAGACTTACCCAAATGTTGA